TGCAAagctttaaaaatatatatatattacaagAATTCAACCAGGAATTAGAAGAATTATTACGGCATACTTAATTGGCTACTAGGAAGAATCACGATTACTATTGCAACGAAAGAACGctggaaaaagcaaaaatgtatAATAACTGATGGTTGTTAGCCTATTTATTAGCAGTTAATCACCAGAACGTGTTTATCCTTCCTTGGAGCCATTTTGCCCTCAATTCATTAACCACCCAAAAAgtatttaaaggaaaaaaaaaggccaaaaaaaaatttcactacAAAGACAAGAAACggatccagaaaaaaaaaaagccatttGAAAAATATTACTCCATAGAACAAgagttcaaaagaaaaaatcttcAATTTGTAAGGATGGATTTATAGTGCTGGCTTTAGCTTCAAACTTTTCCAGCCAAACCTGCATCCTCGCCCACCCTAACCCCAACCTCTCAAAACCCAAAAGAGAACAAAAGCAACTGCCAGAATAACATCACAGACATCACATAGATAACAAGAATGCAACTGAATTCTTATATTTCTAAGTGCCCACCACAATTTACTACAGACCAGCAAATCAAATTTCTTCTTGACAGACTATTCGACGCAACTTTTCACAAAAACAATCTTACCACCCCTTGGGCAGACAGGGGAACAGCCTCAAGGTGACAGCACAACACCAACCACTCCAGAATTTGTTTAGATTCACATTTGGTCTTAAAGAACATTTTATATTTAACAAACTTCCTGAACTTGATAGCACTTCAGACCTGTAGGGAGAGGTAAATTAACAGACTGATCATTAGTTCAGGAAACTGTTGGCCAACCGTCAGGTAAGCCAATGGGTGCCTTAAATGCCAAAAGCACTATAACATCTTAGCAATAATGTAGGGTCAAATACCCTGATCCGCATGTTACATTGAGTCTAACTTATCACATGGCATACTGAAGCGGTGCCAGAATTAAGTAATAATTGGAGGTTTTGAAATTCAGGTACTTAAAATATCTAAAGCCATTAGTTAAATTTTGTCTAGGTGATGACATGGATAGACCAGTAGATTATAGCAGGTACACAAAAGTTCACAAGATCATGTCTTCTGCCTAGATTTCACGCTTAGGAGAATTAGCTCAACAATCTCCGCAAAGTGCAAATTAAAATGTTGGGGTTAATATGCAGGCTTTAGCTTCAAAGTACCCTAGAGAAGGAAATCAAACCCTAAGTTTAAAATTCCCTAGTAGAACTTAATTCACACAGCTAATTAAAagatatttctttttcatacatgcaattttgtttcttattggAAAATAATCTAATTACCTCTTTGGTGAAAAGGGGAAGAGCGTGCTTAGAACATCTATCTATCTCCGCCTCACAATCTGACTCCTGCAAGCAGCCTCTTGGTGAGAACAAAGCAGGAGAGTACTTCCAGCTTCCAATTCAGACATCATATTTGTGTTCCATCACCTTAATGGACTAACAACCCAACCAGTAATTGGATTTTTCCTGCGAATTCTAAGAGTCTTATGTGAACCACTTTGCAATCGTTCAATAATGGAATAAGTTAATGAGTCAGGTGTTAAACCCTGTTGTTTAAGTTTTGCATACAAATCCACTGCTTCTGCAGTTCTCCCACACCGCTCAAGACTATCAAGTAAGATATTGTATGTCACAATATTTGGAGAACAGCCTTCTGCGAGCATCTCATCGAACAACTGACAAGCCATCTCAATTTTATCCATCTTACCAAAGCACTCAATAATGGTGCTATATGTGATGACATCAGGATTCAAAGCCTTCTCTTGCATCTCTCTCAATCTCACATGTGCTTCATCAACATTTCCATTCTTACCAAGACAATTTATTAACGAGTTGTAGGATATGATATCAGGTTGGCAATTGCTATcctcaagctcttcaaagattTTGACAGCTTCTTCAACTTGCCCAGCTCTGCCAAAGCTAGAGATCAGAATGTTGTAAGTGAATATATCCGGTGAAGGAccatcttttttcattttttcaaacagATCACTGATATGGGCAATCTGCTTTAATTTCCCTAGAGCAGATAGGACCATGTTATACATGAAGGTGTCTGTACTTATACCCTTTTCATGCATCCTGCTCAGCAAGTCAATTGCCTCTGTCATCTTCCCAGCACGGCACAAGTTCTCTAACATGGACAAATAAGCATCCTTGTCTCCCCTATCATGGAAGCTCCACATGTTGCAAAACATTCTGTGGGCTTCACTTGCATGGCCTAGTTTGTTCAATGTTCTCACAAGATATGCGTAAATTGACTTGTTCATGTACTTGCGTGATATTTCCACCACCTCATCAAGTCTACCCAGCTGACCTGCTGCAGCTAAAGCATTTAAAATGACAGTGTATGTGAATTCATTGGGCCGGCAATTGTTTTCTACCATCTTCGAGAATAGAAAGAGAGTCTTGTCAATCATCTGGCTCTTAGACAGTGCTTGCATCATAGTATTGTAAGCAATTAAATTTGGTGAACAACCCCGTGATAGCATTTCCTGAAATAAGCCCAGTGATTCATTTGATTTTCCCAAATTTCCAGTCATTCTTATCAAAATTGTGTATGTATACTCGTCAGGCTCACAGTGCTTTTGTTTCATGTCCTTGAAAACGTCATAAGCCTGGTCAACCTGCCAAGATGTTACATTATCAGAAAAAAGACTTCTGAAGCCCATACCCATCTCAGACAgaaagagggagagggagatggGAGTGAGTTTGAAGTGTGCGTGTGTGCTTGATAGTCTCATCACAGAAAATTGtccaatacaaaagattatAGGCAAAGAATTAGATGTTTTGCAAGTTTCTCCTACTGTTACCTAGTTATGATGGTTGTTATTAACGACTTAACTGCTCAATTTACAACCTGTGACAGAACAAAAATTATCATTTCTTTGTGTCATATTTGATGATGCTCCTTTCTAAGAAGAGAGAACTTAATATTCCAGTTCTTACAAAACCTCCTGTCAAGGGTACCGATCTGAAATCCCTGCACTGTGGTAGTGGTATAAGATTAAGCTATAAATAAGGCCAAGCTTCTTACTCCTCGCACAATGGACTCACGGTTGCATACATTTCAAGAAAACAGTTAAGCAAAGCTAAAGATGATAGTAGTAAAATTCAACAATGCCACTAAGCAAGATGACAGCACAATCCCACGGCATCTAATTTGAATAAAAAGCAAGCTAAAAGCTTAAAATTTCAAAGAGTATGAAAATATTAGATCAAATAAAGCGAAAGAGGCTTCAACATCAAACCTTTTCATCTTTTGCAAGAGCATCAAGAAGCATGTTATAAGCAAAAATATCCAACTTATATCCACGCCTCGTCATTTCTCTGTAAACTTCCAGCGCCTTTTTCGAATCATTCAATCTCAAATACCCTTGCATGAGACATTTATACGTATAGCAATTCAAACTCAATTCCCATTTTTTAACTAACCCCAAACACTTCTCCAATTCATCAATTCCTCCATATTCTTGGCCGTCGCTGAATATTCCGATCAATATATTAACGGTGGAGATGCTGCCACCCGTTGCGGATTGATCCATTTCGTTTAAAATATTCCGAACGAGGTCGAGGCGGTTGGGGAGATATGCCTTGGATAGAATCAGGAGAATTCTGTTGTAAGTAAAGGAGTTGTGGCGGAAATCACGTATTTCGGAGGAGCAAAATTGGAAGAATTTTAGGGCTAAATTCGGTGACTTTAGGGATTTAAGGATTTCGGAGGCTTCGGAAGGAGTAATCATTACGTTTAGTGTTTCGAGGTAGTCCGAGAGATCCATGAAGAGATCAtcgaaggaggaggaggatgccGTGGAGGGTGGTGATTGGAGGATGCTGACGACTTTGCAGATGAGATCGCGGCGGGGGAGTGGATAGCCTCTCACGTCAGTTTGGAGGATAGGATTGTCGACTTCTACGGCAAATGAACGGCCGTTGTCGGTTTCTACTACTACTCTTCCGCTGTATTTGGTGGCGAACCCTCGGCGGTGGTGATTGCAGTGGTCCCGGCGGCTGAGAAAGTGGAGGCGGCGGAGGCCGAGCTGGAGCCTCATTTTCACTGTCAGCCACTTTAGTCAACGCCACAGTTATTCCAGTTCAAAAGCCGAGTTTAACTTTTTGCCTTTGGAGGGGAGAAAATGGGAAAGTTACCAAACTAGTCCCTCACCATAGTTCCATAATTTTAAGGCCAAAATTGAAACGaaattcattttcttctttgttaGACTAACTCACCATAGTCACACAAATTCAAACTCTACGTTATTTGCCATTTTTATTATTACATTATATTGGGCAATGATTCACAAGTGCATTTTTACTGTGTTTGTGATTTGATCCCTATGCCTTCTTCTTTACCTTTTTGTAAAAAAGTGTACTTGTTGAAGTTTTATTATTAGAAATagggggtttgtttggattgtaagttatttgggattatttggaatatttttactgtagcattttttgtgatgtgatgtatgtgagataaaaaggtaattgggaaggtaaaaaggtgtattggaaattgtgatgatgatgtaagcaaataaaactggataaataatgctcaatccaaacaaacccaggGTTTCAGTGGCCGAAATTAGGAAAAGAGGATGGCCGTGtgtatgtgtttttttttttttttttaaatgaaaggaCATGACTTTTTTCCCATTTTGTCCTTACAATTATATTTATAGGCACATAAAGAAAGATAGACATGcatttttttgttgaaaaactagACAAAAATGAGCTTTAGGACCAAATGCACAATTTGCTTATATCTAAAGGAttattttggttgattttgaatgtgaggaaataatttttttttaaaaaaaatgtgagggaccaaattaacaattttcTCAAGAGAATAAAGATAAACCCTATAAGCTTTTGTTCCGATGaaattttgttaaattcatTAATTGCATTGAAATTCGATAATTTTTCCCGTAAAATTCGTTGATTACTTGGTCACGAACTTGCAATTTCAACAACAATATTACGTGTatcaatttaaagaaaaaaggaattgatttaaaattttaaaatgaagaatatccaattcggaagtaattcataccaaaaaaattgaaatttgggaGAGTAATAATCTAATATTTGCACGTTTTACATATGAGAGAAAGTTCGATTGACCCAAAAAGGAAATTAAACATGGAAAAGAAGAGTCTCTTTCAACCAAAAGAAACTAACACATGAACATTGGGGTTACCACCATTATAACTTATAATAATTAAACTTTTCGGTGATGTGATTAAGTTAACCATTACATCATATCCTTCCTTAAACAAGTGACACAATGATGCCTTTCTTTGTTACGGAGTGAAAGATAAAAATATCCCTAAAACTTTTCGACGAAAATTTCATAAAAGAGGATGAACCTTCGACAGTACACAGCAAATTCTCACTAGACTgaatgtactttttttttttttttaaaccactGAAAAGGGACTAAATCCCTCTTTGGATTGTAAGTCGGTGGTTCGAATTCCACCCGcactaaaaaaattcaaatgagATGCTAGAGCATCCTTTGATAGCTCAGAACGTGTTGTAAAATATGAtagattaaattaaaaaaaaaaaagacacataCTTTTGTGAGGCTATTCCCAAATCAACAGGAGGGGAATTAATTGATGTCCTTTCGTTAAAATTGCTTCTTTTTAAGATCGTGAGTAGCTTTAGGAGCTGTTACATGCATCTGTTTTCTATTTTAAAGCTTCAATATGATGGCATAACCAATGTACGAAATCTTGAACTTCAGGCACAAATGGAGGAAGGAACCAAAGCTTTATGATAATGCTGCTATCAAGTGCCAACTTGGTGCGCTACTTCTTCGACAAATCAAACTATGGTGTAAACATCACTCCCAGGCCCAGCAATAATTCCCTACCAAATGGTGAGCGTGTCAAGTGGAACAATTTGGAAAGTCATCTTCAGCTACCTCAGCAATCACCAGGCGAAAAAGTTCCATCTCTTGTCCCTAGCTCTTCTTCTGAATACATCAGCCAGGGACCTGGCACGTAGGAACTACAGTTTAAAGCATATGGGATTCGAATCAAAAAGTAGCAAGGACCATTTCTTTTAACTTCCCCCTCCCATTTCTTTTACCTTATCAACGTAGCAAGTCAGATTGCTTGTAATTAATTAGGTTCAATCAGATGAGTTGGTAGCAGACACCATGGGATCGTATTGGAGCCAATTAATTGCGGGCTAGCAGCTTAATTATATAGGCCCTGGCCTGGACTCGGGACATAGCCTTATTATGTCACCTTGTGATAATTATATGATGATATTTAATAATTCGCCTCAATACTCAAAACTGATCATCATCCACAAAAATCGGTCCCTTAATTTTAACACGTATAACTAGTAGTATTAAATTGGTCCTCCCTCAATTTTAACACGTACGTATAACTAGGATTAAATTGGCCGTAACAGTCTCATTATTAAGACCTCTAGCTATATCATCCCCATTATCCTTTCCAACCCCCATCCCCCAacgagaaaataaataaataaatttgtgaCGATGAAGGAAGGGATCATCTTCCCAAAAAGCATTGGCTAGGGAAGCCCCGCTAGTGTTTTTCAGGGCTTGACTGATTAAGCAAGCAAGTcaattttctcttccttttagTTCCTCCTTTCTGCCAATGTCGTTTCCCACAACTAGTTAGGTCATCCCCAGATACTATTATTATGTTGCCAGAGAAAGTACAGTATAGTATCCTCATCCTGTTTGGGTTTAATCAACTTTGGACCAAAGTTTCTTGAGGTAGTCGTTTCACGatgtctttttccttttctataaTTAAGTTCAACATTTTTGAAAACGAAAGATGTGCATGTGAACTTGAGTACAAGTGCACCGGAGAAGATGCAATAGTCTGTAGATAGACGCTACAAATTTCACTTGCTAATTAAGATGGTTCATTCATAAACACTTGTAGTATTAGACTAGAAGAAAGCTACGTACAACGGGAATGCAGAAGAAATTCGTTGTCACATCTTTTTGCTACTTCTAATGGCTTATTATAAGTCAATTATAAGCCTTGGACCTCATGGTTCCTAAGGACTACAGTTTAGTGTAGTAATTGCAATCTTTGATCCACTTAGTGGATGGCCATAGGGGTGATTGCTGCAACCTTGACTCTGCAAAGGATATGCAAAAACACAGCCAATTTGCTCAAACTTAACTGTTTATGAGAACCCAGAAACGAAAGCAACGCCAGTAGAAGGAATCCATGAGGTTCCAGCAATAAAATTGCCAACAGTATATTTTTCAGCTTCATCTCTTGCAATTACATGGTAGCCTGGCCATCTAACTCTCCCAGAAGTTCCAGCTCCAGGCCCCATGTTACCATACTCCGCAAAGTATAGGGTCCTGAGAGAGGAACTGGGAGCCCCTGGCCACTCAATCCAACCTCTGGATGTAATTGCGCCATCAATTGTAGATTGCATCACCACTGCCCTGGAGTAGACTTTCCATGGCCGTCCCAGATATGAATTGAAGGAATTTTTAACTGGGGAAAAATCTGATCCCGGAATAATTCCGCAATTTTGCAGGGAGAAGCCTGTATTTTGTCCAGGGTCACTCCTTCCATTAGCCAGGATAACATTATAGGCTACTCTATTGCGTGGTCGACGCAGTACTAAATTACAGTTCTGAAAAACAGCAGCAGCATTTCCAAATATGAAATCAACCGTGCCGTAAATGTCACATTCCCTGTAGAATTGACGGAGGGATAGTGCATATAAAGTGTCCTGATAACCTGCAAGAGTACATCTGTATAAAACAGCACGGTCTGAAGCAATTAGTACCGCCACGGCTTGATCCCCATTAGGACCTGCTGTGTTCTGGAACCCAATATCCTTAGCAATGAAGCCATCGCCAGTAATTGCtgacaaaaaagaagaaagacatgcgttaaaaaataagaatttaGCAAGTCTTTCGCCAAATTCAATTATTGGTATTATAATTTAGACCGGACCTGGGTGAAAAATTACAGTAttgcttttattttcttctacTGTATTATTTTTTCTTGGAAGGACCTCTGTTGGGAGGTGGACAGATGGCCTATTCAAAAGCAAGAAGTGACCAAGCTggccaaaagaaaaacaaaaagtgaCCAAGCTAATAAATATTGTCGGAACCGGAGCAAAaatttttgggaataaaaaaATTTCTCCTCTTTATTTTCTGCCCTGAATTAATTTTGTTGGGACTAAATGTTACTTAGATCCTTTGAACGTTTTAGAACATATTCTTTTCTTAAATGTTTAAACTCAGCCCGGATTAGGCAAATTATTCATGTCGGTGATGGAAGTAGAAAGTTCCAAATAGTCATGCAAAGGTTCAGATGCAAAGTAGAGAGGATCTATGACGATTATATTAAGCTATAAAAAGATACTGATCCCTTTTTCTGGAGGAGGAGAGAGACTGGATATGCCTGCACTTTTAACCGAGCTTATTAAAAAGTTAAAACAAAATCATAATGCAATTGTACaggaattttttttatgaaaaagtGATGACAGAAAAAGTGGATCGTGATGTAACTTCATTAATAAAGAATAAATTGTATCTATATGGACTTGACTTTGCCGTCGAATTGTTGTAGGCAAAAGTACATAAGCGTACAAATAGATATGTGCTGATGCGTACGTTAAATATGGAAAAATTGAAAACCATGAAAGTTATTGGTCTTATTAACCCACTTGCTCATATAGTACTAAAACACAGAGAGACAGACAAAGACATGATGAGAATTGGGACTTACTAACTGTGGCGGAGTCTTGAAGAGATGAGCCCCCAGCAACACTGCTTGATCCAGTAATGACGGTGGAATATTTGCCATCGCCAACCAGGGTGATACCATCCTTGTTACAATGAATTTTCTCATTGTAAACTCCAGCTTTTACATATATCACAAATCTTCCTCCCCCGGCAGCCCGGATGGCTTCCGAGATGGTTTTGTAGTTGCCAGAGCCATCCTTTGCCACCACAGCATTTGCTTGTATTGTGGTAGCCTGTAGTAGTTTCCTGTCACGAGCTGAAATCCAGGTGGGAAAGTTTTGTTGCTCAACAAGGCCACGGCCCTTGATAGAAGTATGAGGACCTGTGTTTTTAGAGTTTTCAGCCGTGATTCGGTTAACAAGAGTTAATGGATTACTTCCCATTTGTGATAGATagtccatttttttggaaatttcttgcatgAAGGAATTGGATGTTGCATGAACATTAGCTATGTCTTTGCAGGTTTCTTGATAGGTCAATGCGGCACTCAGCCATGTTTGGATGTCCTCCTTGTTTTTTGTGGGAGATTGTTTTATTGCTACCAAGGCCTGATTGAGCCGTTTGACTGCCATGTTCATGAGCTCACGACAATCTCCTGCATGTGCAACAAAGAATACATAGTTCATGaggtaagaaaagaaaaagggaaaacaacTGCAAATAAGCTCAATGAAAATGTtatttatcccttttttttgtgtgtgttttttaATAACTACGTACCTATGGCCTTTCGGGTATTTTGAGCTTCTTCAGAAATGAAATGATAGCTCGGAGATTCAAAATTGGAAACAGGAAGGTTGCTTGCGGAGATTGTTTTGTTGATAAGTGCAGATACAAAGTCGACGTATTGGTTTTGTGATGGTAACCCCGATAAGCTCTCAGCACACAATCCTGGAAACCTAGTAAACTGACACGGTGAGCTTGCATGCAGCTCAAAAGGGACCGTGGTAGCCCGTGAAAAGGTACCAGCAACTGAAATTATTGCAGGAAATATTAAGAGCCAAGAAGACATGATGATCAACTTTGGCATTGCCATTCTAAAAATTCAATGAACCTTGGAGGAAATTTAGATCTATCTTTAAGATCCAAAGACTCGATTATTTAATGTGTTGTTGGAAAATTGGTGAAGTTTGATCAATATTTATAGTGGAAAAGAGAGGGGCTTTTTGGCCATGCACGGTAAAGCTTATTGGCTAATAAGAACGTTTACGTGTTAGTTTGGAGGTCAATTTCAGGGATCCACGACAAGTGAGTGGCACCAAGATGGATATACCGCAGAAGCCCTTGGCTACGTTTAAAATTCTTTTGGATAAATTACACATAACTCTCCTATGATTTCATCTATTGTCAC
The Coffea arabica cultivar ET-39 chromosome 6c, Coffea Arabica ET-39 HiFi, whole genome shotgun sequence genome window above contains:
- the LOC140008471 gene encoding probable pectinesterase/pectinesterase inhibitor 54, whose amino-acid sequence is MAMPKLIIMSSWLLIFPAIISVAGTFSRATTVPFELHASSPCQFTRFPGLCAESLSGLPSQNQYVDFVSALINKTISASNLPVSNFESPSYHFISEEAQNTRKAIGDCRELMNMAVKRLNQALVAIKQSPTKNKEDIQTWLSAALTYQETCKDIANVHATSNSFMQEISKKMDYLSQMGSNPLTLVNRITAENSKNTGPHTSIKGRGLVEQQNFPTWISARDRKLLQATTIQANAVVAKDGSGNYKTISEAIRAAGGGRFVIYVKAGVYNEKIHCNKDGITLVGDGKYSTVITGSSSVAGGSSLQDSATVTITGDGFIAKDIGFQNTAGPNGDQAVAVLIASDRAVLYRCTLAGYQDTLYALSLRQFYRECDIYGTVDFIFGNAAAVFQNCNLVLRRPRNRVAYNVILANGRSDPGQNTGFSLQNCGIIPGSDFSPVKNSFNSYLGRPWKVYSRAVVMQSTIDGAITSRGWIEWPGAPSSSLRTLYFAEYGNMGPGAGTSGRVRWPGYHVIARDEAEKYTVGNFIAGTSWIPSTGVAFVSGFS
- the LOC140008470 gene encoding pentatricopeptide repeat-containing protein At1g51965, mitochondrial-like; this encodes MRLQLGLRRLHFLSRRDHCNHHRRGFATKYSGRVVVETDNGRSFAVEVDNPILQTDVRGYPLPRRDLICKVVSILQSPPSTASSSSFDDLFMDLSDYLETLNVMITPSEASEILKSLKSPNLALKFFQFCSSEIRDFRHNSFTYNRILLILSKAYLPNRLDLVRNILNEMDQSATGGSISTVNILIGIFSDGQEYGGIDELEKCLGLVKKWELSLNCYTYKCLMQGYLRLNDSKKALEVYREMTRRGYKLDIFAYNMLLDALAKDEKVDQAYDVFKDMKQKHCEPDEYTYTILIRMTGNLGKSNESLGLFQEMLSRGCSPNLIAYNTMMQALSKSQMIDKTLFLFSKMVENNCRPNEFTYTVILNALAAAGQLGRLDEVVEISRKYMNKSIYAYLVRTLNKLGHASEAHRMFCNMWSFHDRGDKDAYLSMLENLCRAGKMTEAIDLLSRMHEKGISTDTFMYNMVLSALGKLKQIAHISDLFEKMKKDGPSPDIFTYNILISSFGRAGQVEEAVKIFEELEDSNCQPDIISYNSLINCLGKNGNVDEAHVRLREMQEKALNPDVITYSTIIECFGKMDKIEMACQLFDEMLAEGCSPNIVTYNILLDSLERCGRTAEAVDLYAKLKQQGLTPDSLTYSIIERLQSGSHKTLRIRRKNPITGWVVSPLR